A region from the Pogoniulus pusillus isolate bPogPus1 chromosome 13, bPogPus1.pri, whole genome shotgun sequence genome encodes:
- the ABCC6 gene encoding ATP-binding cassette sub-family C member 6 — MAAMAAFCGSQEGSSGLWDWNQTWYTGTPRFTQCFESTVIAWIPCAYLWICFPFYYLYLRHKNKGYIRMSYIFKTKMVLGVILVILCFAKVFFILWEISQGISQAPAFLISPAIVGITMILAMFLTQAERMSGIQSSGILLIYWLLSFMAAVVMFSSKVQRALERGFLEDHFHHVTSYLYASLVLGELVLFCLVDQPPFFSKAVNNPNQCPEASTSFLSKITYWWLSGLLWKGCQRTLEVDDLWPVRKEDSSEEIVARAEREWRKCCSRPQHKKESATFKKGQKSESSIAEAEETEVLLRSEHSQSKPLLKAFWSMFGTHFLLSTVCLLICDVFLFSTPRLLSLFLQFMEDPEAPSWHGYFCAFTLFLLACLQTLFEQRYMYTCLVLGLRLKTAVTGLVYRKVLVLSNASRKAATVGEIVNLVSVDVQKLMDLIVYFNGTWLAPIRIIICFIFLWQLLGPSALTSIAVFLFLLPLNFIITKKRSQFQENQMKYKDERAELTSAILSDMKVLKLYGWEKAFMEKVLGIRGQELQALKRSQTLFAASLASFHSSTFLIAFAMFAVYTLVDDTHVLDAQKAFVSVTLINILNTAHSFLPFSINAAVQAKVSLHRLAAFLSLEELDPVSSSRSTSGCEQASITIRNGTFCWSKETSPCLRRIDLTVPKGSLLAVVGQVGAGKSSLLAALLGELEKTDGCITIKDTTAYVPQEAWIQNASVEDNILFGKEMDKSWFNRVIDACALRPDLESFPAGQKSEIGEKGINISGGQKQRVSLARAVYQKASIYLLDDPLSAVDACVGQHIFEHVLGPSGLLKDKTRVLVTHRVNILPQVDSIVLLVDGAISEVGSYQKLLQRNGPFAEFLHSHIAAEEKAGNAFPAVEDTKGTITSRNGPSQDRLFSDNSVKPAVRRETIPGSEDCTSAAATEGRLTEGEKTQRGRVNASIYAAYLKAAGPALCAYILLLFTAQQAVSFCRGHWLSTWADDPVHNGTQQHTAMRVGVFGALGVIQAFGRFVATAAVLLGGVLASHKLFVQLLWNVARCPMVFFEQTPVGNLLNRFSKEMDAIDSVIPDKLKSLLGFLFNLLEIYLAILVATPWAATAIVPLTVLYAAFQHFYVVTSCQLRRIEAASRSPIYSHIWETFQGSSVIRAHKQQQRFLCKNNFLVDEHQRASFLGAVTDRWLATNLEFLGNGIVLFAALFAAVGRTQLSPGAAGFSVSCALQITGVLNWMVRAWTELENSIVSVERVREYSRTPKEAPWTLNGELQGQVWLTEGRIDFRNYSLRYRPQLELSLKHISLTINGHEKIGITGRTGAGKSTLAVGLLRLVEAAEGAILIDGLDIAQLGLYDLRTKITVIPQDPVLFSGSLRMNLDPLNQYTDADIWTALEQTQLKPFVADLPDQLEYKCTDQGGTLSTGQKQLVCLARALLQKAKILILDEATAAVDLETDLQIQSTLRTQFKDSTVLTIAHRINTIMDCDRILVLENGRVAEFDTLEQLVAQKGLFYRLMKESGLA; from the exons ATGGCGGCGATGGCTGCGTTCTGCGGGTCGCAGGAGGGCTCGTCTGGGCTCTGG GACTGGAACCAGACATGGTATACAGGCACCCCAAGATTTACCCAGTGCTTTGAGAGTACAGTCATTGCTTGGATCCCTTGTGCCTATCTCTGGATCTGTTTTCCTTTCTACTATTTGTATCTTCGACACAAAAACAAAGGCTACATCAGGATGTCCTACATCTTCAAAACCAAAATG GTCCTTGGAGTCATCCTGGTAATACTGTGTTTTGCTAAAGTCTTCTTCATACTGTGGGAAATAAGCCAAGGAATCTCACAAGCTCCAGCATTCCTCATTAGTCCTGCCATAGTGGGAATCACAATG ATCCTTGCCATGTTCCTTACCCAAGCAGAAAGAATGTCAGGCATCCAGTCTTCAGGCATCCTGTTGATATACTGGCTGCTCTCATTCATGGCTGCAGTTGTGATGTTTAGTTCCAAAGTCCAGCGTGCCCTGGAAAGA GGTTTCCTGGAAGACCATTTCCACCATGTTACAAGTTACCTTTATGCTAGCCTGGTGCTAGGAGAACTTGTGCTATTCTGCTTAGTCGATCAGCCTCCCTTCTTCTCTAAAGCTGTCAACAATCCT AATCAGTGTCCAGAAGCCagcacctcttttctttccaaaattACATACTGGTGGTTGTCTGG GCTTCTCTGGAAAGGCTGCCAGCGGACCTTGGAGGTGGATGACTTGTGGCCAGTGAGGAAAGAGGACTCCTCCGAAGAAATTGTTGCTCGGGCTGAAAGAGAGTGGAGGAAGTGTTGTAGTAGACCCCAGCA CAAAAAGGAGTCTGCTACATTTAAAAAGGGTCAGAAGAGTGAAAGCAGCATAGCAGAAGCTGAAGAGACAGAGGTTCTGCTGCGGTCAGAGCACAGTCAGAGCAAGCCATTACTGAAAGCGTTTTGGAGCATGTTTGGAACACATTTCCTTCTCAGCACTGTCTGCTTACTTATCTGTGATGTCTTCCTGTTCTCTACCCCCAGATTACTGAG ccttttcctgcAGTTCATGGAGGATCCAGAGGCACCCAGCTGGCACGGTTATTTCTGTGCCTTCACTCTGTTCCTCTTGGCTTGTCTCCAGACTCTGTTTGAACAACGATACATGTACACGTGCCTTGTTCTGGGCTTGAGACTGAAAACTGCAGTGACAGGGCTTGTCTACAGGAAG GTCCTAGTTCTGTCAAATGCAtcaaggaaagcagcaacagtAGGAGAGATTGTCAATCTGGTGTCTGTTGATGTCCAAAAGCTAATGGATCTGATTGTCTATTTTAATGGGACCTGGCTTGCTCCCATTAGGATTATCATCTGCTTTATCTTCTTATGGCAG cttctTGGGCCATCTGCCTTGACCTCGATTGCTgtgttccttttccttttgcccCTGAATTTCATcatcaccaagaagagaagTCAGTTTCAG GAGAACCAGATGAAATATAAAGATGAGCGTGCCGAGCTCACCAGCGCCATTCTCAGTGACATGAAAGTGCTCAAACTGTATGGCTGGGAGAAGGCCTTCATGGAGAAAGTGCTTGGCATCCGGGGGCAGGAGCTTCAGGCCCTGAAACGATCTCAGACTCTCTTTGCAGCATCTCTAGCTTCTTTCCATTCATCAACTTTCCTG ATCGCCTTTGCCATGTTTGCTGTCTACACACTGGTGGATGACACACACGTCCTGGACGCTCAGAAGGCCTTTGTGTCTGTGACACTGATCAACATTCTCAACACCGCGCActccttcctgcccttctccaTAAACGCTGCTGTCCAG GCCAAGGTGTCTCTACACCGCTTAGCAGCTTTTCTGAGTCTGGAGGAACTGGACCCTGTGAGCTCCAGTCGAAGCACTTCTGGCTGCG AACAGGCAAGTATCACCATAAGAAATGGGACTTTTTGCTGGAGCAAAGAGACTTCTCCTTGTCTTAGAAG GATAGATCTTACTGTACCCAAAGGCTCCTTGCTTGCTGTAGTTGGCCAGGTGGGTGCTGGAAAGTCCTCCTTGCTGGCAGCATTACTTGGTGAGCTGGAGAAGACAGATGGCTGCATCACCATCAAG GACACCACAGCTTATGTCCCCCAGGAAGCCTGGATACAGAATGCTTCAGTGGAAGATAATATTCTTTTTGGGAAGGAGATGGATAAAAGCTGGTTCAATAGAGTGATAGATGCTTGCGCACTGCGGCCTGATTTGGAGAGCTTCCCTGCAGGGCAAAAGAGTGAAATAGGAGAGAAG GGGATCAATATATCTGGAGGGCAGAAGCAAAGGGTCAGCCTTGCTCGTGCTGTGTACCAGAAGGCTTCCATTTACCTACTCGATGACCCACTCTCAGCTGTTGATGCCTGTGTTGGACAGCACATCTTTGAACATGTTCTTGGACCCAGCGGCTTACTGAAAGACAAG ACTCGCGTGCTGGTGACTCACAGAGTCAACATTCTGCCACAAGTGGACAGCATTGTTCTTCTGGTGGATGGAGCAATCTCAGAAGTTGGTTCCTACCAAAAACTCCTGCAGAGAAATGGGCCTTTTGCAGAATTCCTTCATTCCCACattgctgcagaagagaaggcaggcaACGCTTTTCCAG CTGTGGAAGACACCAAAGGCACCATCACCTCTAGAAATGGTCCATCACAGGACAGGCTCTTTAG CGACAATTCAGTCAAACCTGCTGTGCGAAGGGAGACCATTCCTGGCAGTGAAGACTgtacctctgctgcagccactgaggGAAGGTTAACCGAAGGAGAGAAAACGCAGCGCGGCAGG GTTAACGCTTCTATTTATGCAGCCTACTTGAAGGCAGCAGgcccagctctgtgtgcatACATCCTCCTGCTGTTCACAGCCCAGCAAGCTGTGTCCTTCTGTCGTGGGCACTGGCTCAGCACGTGGGCAGATGACCCTGTTCACAACGGGACACAACAGCACACAGCGATGAGAGTTGGAGTCTTTGGTGCACTGGGAGTCATTCAAG CCTTTGGCAGATTTGTCGCCACAGCTGCAGTCCTTCTGGGTGGGGTCTTAGCATCACACAAGCTATTTGTGCAGTTGCTATGGAACGTTGCTAGATGCCCAATGGTCTTCTTTGAGCAAACACCCGTTGGAAACTTGCTGAACCGCTTCTCCAAAGAGATGGATGCCATCGATTCTGTCATCCCTGACAAGCTCAAGTCCTTGCTGGGTTTCTTGTTCAACTTGCTGGAGATCTACCTTGCCATTCTAGTGGCTACTCCATGGGCAGCAACAGCTATAGTGCCCTTGACTGTTCTTTATGCTGCATTCCAG CACTTCTACGTCgtcacctcctgccagctgagacgCATAGAGGCTGCCAGCAGGTCACCCATCTACTCCCACATCTGGGAGACCTTCCAGGGGAGCAGTGTGATCCGTgctcacaagcagcagcagaggtttcTGTGCAAGAACAACTTCCTGGTGGATGAGCACCAGCGAGCAAGCTTCCTAGGAGCAGTCACTGACAG GTGGCTTGCTACAAACCTGGAGTTTCTAGGCAATGGTATTGTGCTGTTTGCAGCACTGTTTGCAGCAGTGGGCAGAACGCAGCTcagcccaggtgctgctggcttctccgTCTCATGTGCTCTCCAG ATAACTGGTGTTCTCAActggatggtgagagcctggacagaACTAGAGAATAGCATTGTGTCTgtggagagagtgagagaaTACTCCAGGACTCCTAAGGAG GCACCCTGGACCCTGAATGGTGAACTTCAAGGTCAAGTTTGGCTCACTGAAGGAAGAATTGATTTCAGGAACTACAGCCTGCGGtacaggccacagctggagctgtCACTGAAGCATATCAGTCTCACCATCAATGGGCATGAGAAG ATTGGCATAACTGGAAGAACAGGAGCCGGGAAATCTACTcttgctgtggggctgctgcgATTAGtggaagctgcagaaggagcaaTCCTCATTGATGGGCTGGACATTGCCCAGCTAGGTCTCTATGACCTCAGAACCAAGATAACTGTCATTCCCCAG GATCCAGTTTTGTTTTCGGGCTCTCTAAGAATGAATCTTGACCCATTAAACCAATACACGGATGCAGACATCTGGACAGCTCTGGAACAGACTCAGCTCAAGCCCTTTGTTGCAGACTTGCCAGATCAGCTGGAATACAAGTGCACTGACCAAGGGGGAACTCTAAG CACCGGTCAGAAGCAGCTGGTTTGTCTGGCCAGAGCACTTCTTCAGAAAGCCAAAATCCTCATTCTTGATGAGGCCACAGCAGCAGTAGATCTAGAAACTGATCTCCAGATTCAGTCCACCCTGAGGACTCAGTTCAAAGACAGCACAGTGCTAACCATAGCTCACCGGATAAACACCATCATGGACTGTGACAG GATTTTAGTCTTGGAGAACGGTCGGGTAGCCGAATTTGACACGCTGGAGCAGCTAGTGGCTCAGAAGGGACTGTTCTACAGACTGATGAAAGAATCAGGCCTTGCTTGA